The genomic region ATGAATGTTAAGTTTTATACTGCAGCCAATCTTTCTAATGAACTTATTGAGGCTACTGAGTATAAGCGCCTGTTAAAACTAGAAAAACAGCTGTCTAAAACAGACCTACTTATCATAGATGAAATGTCTTATTTAACCTTTAACAGACATCAGTCTGAACTGCTATTTAAGGTTGTAGCAGATCGTGCTGAAAAGCGAAGTGTAATAGTATCCACTAACTTTAAGTTTTCAGAATGGACGAAGCTATTTGAAAATGAAACAATGGTATCTGCGCTTGTTGATAGACTTACATTTCGCTCTCACGTACTAAATATGAACGGAACCTCATATCGCGATGAGTACTCTGGTGAGCCCTATGTGTTAGGATAGTTGTCGTATAAGAAAATTAATGCAATAATGAAGTTACGACACTAAACCTAAGGAGATAAAATTATGTCAAAATCTAAAAGTAAGCACTACTCTAAAGAGTTTATTGAGTCCGTATTAAAAAGACTTGAGCCCCCTTCAAATGACACCGTTACTGCTATTGCAGCAGAGCTGGGCATTCCCAAAACAACCATTTATACATGGGTGAAAAGAAACAATAAAACTCTATCATCTCGCAAACCTCAAAATAGGTGGAACTCAGAAGATAAATTCCAAATAGTATTAGAAACAGCAGCTTTAAGTGAAGCTGAGCTAGCCGATTACTGCCGACGTAAAGGTATATACCTTGAAGATATAAAGCGTTGGAAAGAGCAATGTTTAAAGGCAAACCAAGGTGAAACACAGGACTACCAAAAGACTAAAAGTGAGTTAAAGGAAGAAAAGGAAAAAGCAAAAGAATTAAAAAAGCAGCTTAGACAAAAAGAGAAGGCACTGGCAGAAACGGCTGCATTACTAGTATTAAGAAAAAAAGCAGACGCGATTTGGGGGGACCCCGAGGAAGACTGATCAGTAGCTCAGATCGCGTAAAAGCAGTAGAACTGATCGATGAAGCAAGAATAAATGGTGCAAGGTTAGCCCCTGCATGTGAAGTATTAAGTATCAGCGTGCGTACCTATCAAAGATGGACTAAGGAAAAAGGGAAGATCAAAGAAGATAAAAGACCTTCAGCTAAACGCCCCACTCCTAAAAACAAGCTAACAGATGAAGAACGCCAAGAAATAATAAAAACAGCAAATAATCCTAAGTATGTCGACTTACCTCCATCACAAATAGTTCCTAAGCTGGCAGACGAAGGCAAATATTTGGCATCTGAATCAACAATTTACAGGGTTTTAAAAGAAGAAAAAATGGATGCTCACCGAGGAAGGGCCAAAAAACCCACAAAAAGGGAGCCTCCTACTCATGTAGCTACTTCCCCTAATAAAATATGGACTTGGGATATAACATGGCTAAACTCTGCTGTTAAAGGTAGTTTCTATAAGTTATACCTTATAATAGATATGTTTAGCAGATTAATTGTAGCCTATGAAGTATGGGAGTCAGAGAAAGCAGAATATGCTGAAAGACTTATTAAAAAAGCAACATTGTCTCAAAAGATTTCAGGTCGACCTTTAGTACTACACTCCGATAATGGCAGCCCAATGAAAGCAGCAACATTTCAGGCCACACTTGAAAAACTAGGTATTCAAAGCTCTTTTTCCCGTCCAAGAGTTAGTAATGACAACCCTTACTCCGAATCGCTCTTTAAGACCATGAAGTATCGCCCAGCATACCCTTATAAAGGTTTTAAAAGCATAGAGGAAGCAAGAAATTGGGTTAAAGAATTTGTTAGATGGTATAACTATGAACACTTACATAGTGGCTTAAAATTTGTTACACCTTACCAAAGACACTATGGAATTGATGTTAATATAGTAGAAAAAAGAATCAGGATCTATGAGCATGCAAGGAAAAAGCACCCAGAGAGGTGGTCTAAAAATATCAGAGATTGGTCATTACCCGAATATGTTTCTCTAAACCCTATAAAAGACATACAGTTTAAAAATACTATAGATCATGTAGATTAGCTTTACAATCTAACAAGGTAATTCGTAAAACTTTTTAATTTTAATGCGACAACTTTCTTGACAAACACCGTGAGCAAATATAATATTTTATTATAATAAATTTTTAGGAAATGCTCACAAGGTATTTCCTAAAATTAGGCTAGTAGTGGTAAACTTTTTCGTTAGCGCCGCTGGTAAACAAATTCGATAGCGGGTGGTAAAGAAATTCATTGACATTCGCATTCAAAGGGCATGTTCCAAATCTGGTTTGCAGTGCTCTGCTTTGTGATACCCCTGAATGTAGGATGTGAAAGGTGTGAGGTTTGTAAAATATGATGTTTTAGAAATAACTCCGCGGGAGATGAGGTCAGTGGCTAGTCGGTACAGGTTGAAATGGTCGGCGCTTTTAAGTGCCACAGAAGGTTCGATATGGCATCTTAGATGGTGGAGGTGGTTTTGTGTACTCTTCATGTTGAGATGAATGAGCATAAGGGGTTGCAAGCACTTTTAAAAGTCTATCCATGACGCTATAATCCTCTTGTTCTACTGCTGCCTCTAGCGCTTCTTCCACTTGGTGATTGCGAGGAATTACACCGGGGTTACTGTCTTTCATTAGCTGCTTGACCTCTGAGTGCGATGTATTTTGTCTTTGTAGCCTATTTAACCATAACTGATGCCAACTAGCAAACTCTTTACTATCAAATATTTCCACCCCTTCTAGCCTATCAAATGTCAACGCTCGGAATGTATTAGTATAGTCAGCACCATAGCTATGCATTATACTAAGAAGGCTTTCGATAAGACTTTCATCGTCTGGTTCTTGATTGAAGATGCCCAGCTTTGCCCTCATTTTGTTTATCCTATTGCAATGATAAAGCTTTGTAAAATCAGATATAGCATCTTCAGCTATTTTGATGGCTTGTTCTTTGTCGTCATGTAGTAGCGGCAAAAGAGTTTCTGCAAAACGCGCTAAATTCCATGCAGCTATAGTAGGCTGGTTTTCGTAAGCATAGCGCCCCTGCCTATCAATTGAGCTAAATACCGTATCAGGGTCATATTCATCCATAAAGGCACACGGGCCATAGTCAATAGTCTCGCCACAAATACTGACGTTGTCAGTGTTCATAACGCCGTGTATAAAGCCTACCCCTTGCCATTTTGCAATTAACAATGCTTGACGTTTTACTACTTCCTCAAGTAACCCGATATAAGGATTAGAACCTTGCGTTACGTCAGGGAAGTGTCTTGCTATTGTATAGTCTGCTAACGCTCTTAAATCCGAGTTATTACCCCAATTTGCAGCGTATTGAAAGGTGCCGACCCGTAAGTGGCTAGCAGCTACTCTTGTTAAAATAGCACCTGGAAGTGGTTTTTCACGAATTATTGTTTCTCCAGTGGTAACTACTGCTAGACTTCGTGTCGTTTCAATTCCCAGAGCATACATTGCTTCGCTTATAATATATTCTCGCAACATTGGACCAAGAGTGGCTCTGCCGTCCCCGCCACGGGAGTAAGGGGTTTTACCAGCACCTTTTAGCTGAATATCATACCTCTTGCCTGCTAAAGTAAGCTGTTCACCTAAAAGTATAGCGCGACCATCCCCTAACATAGTAAAATGTCCAAATTGATGTCCTGCGTAGGCCTGGGCTAAGGGTAAAGCCTCTTTAGGAATCTTATTTCCAACAAATAAGTCTACATAATCCTCTTTTGTAAACTTTTTATCTAAACCAAGAAAGTGTGCTAGCTTAGCATTAAATATAACCAACTTTGGCGCACGTACGATAGTTGGCTTTACTTTAGTATAAAATAAATTTGGTAATTTAACATAGCTATTTTCTAAGTTCCAACCTCGGTTAGTTGTTGATTTTTTATCTGTCATTTTATCCCCTTTCTTTGCTCAATATTTATATTAAGTATTCCCTTTTAACCAAAACAAAAATCACCTATTTAAGCTACACTACGCTGCGATAAAAATTTGCGTTTTTTATTATAACTAGTTTTAATTCTAAACTTGATAGTTTATAATGTTAAAGTAGCTTTTTCTAATTTAAGGGAGGGATTATTAGTGGACTTTAAAAGGCCAAAGGAAAGGATACATCCAAAGGCAGTTAAAGCCTGGAGAGTTAATGGTAGTTGTTCTTTTTTAATCTACTTGTTAATGGTTATAGGGTACTTAATAGTTTCAAATGTATTTGGGCCTTTTCCTAAAATTATTTTATGGATAGCAATCGGGTTAGCACTTATCATAGGATTTTTAAAGATTTTAGTTATTCCTTCAATACGAATGCGCTATTGGTGCTATGAAATTAGAGAGCATGAGGTTGATATCCAAAGTGGGTTAATAGTTATTCAGCGAAGTCTTATCCCCATGGCTAGGATTCAGCATATAGATACGGAGCAAGGTCCTATTCTAAGGTACTTTAAGCTAGCAACTCTTTCTATTTCTACAGCTGGAACTACTCATAAAATTCCTGCTCTCAAAATGGAAACAGCTTTAAAACTAAGAGATCAAATTTCAGCATTGGCGAGGATTAGTAATGAAGAAGTTTAGTCCCGAAAGACCTCACCCAATTATTATATTCACTGGTTTTTTGCGACACATTAAGGATTTGATATTTCCAATTATTTTAGTTTTCTTTTTGCAAATAAGATCCACTTCATTACTTAAAAGTAGTTATACCGCTTATATAGTCATCCCTATGTGTTAGGATAGTTGTCGTATAAGAAAATTAATGCAATAATGAAGTTACGACACTAAACCTAAGGAGATAAAATTATGTCAAAATCTAAAAGTAAGCACTACTCTAAAGAGTTTATTGAGTCCGTATTAAAAAGACTTGAGCCCCCTTCAAATGACACCGTTACTGCTATTGCAGCAGAGCTGGGCATTCCCAAAACAACCATTTATACATGGGTGAAAAGAAACAATAAAACTCTATCATCTCGCAAACCTCAAAATAGGTGGAACTCAGAAGATAAATTCCAAATAGTATTAGAAACAGCAGCTTTAAGTGAAGCTGAGCTAGCCGATTACTGCCGACGTAAAGGTATATACCTTGAAGATATAAAGCGTTGGAAAGAGCAATGTTTAAAGGCAAACCAAGGTGAAACACAGGACTACCAAAAGACTAAAAGTGAGTTAAAGGAAGAAAAGGAAAAAGCAAAAGAATTAAAAAAGCAGCTTAGACAAAAAGAGAAGGCACTGGCAGAAACGGCTGCATTACTAGTATTAAGAAAAAAAGCAGACGCGATTTGGGGGGACCCCGAGGAAGACTGATCAGTAGCTCAGATCGCGTAAAAGCAGTAGAACTGATCGATGAAGCAAGAATAAATGGTGCAAGGTTAGCCCCTGCATGTGAAGTATTAAGTATCAGCGTGCGTACCTATCAAAGATGGACTAAGGAAAAAGGGAAGATCAAAGAAGATAAAAGACCTTCAGCTAAACGCCCCACTCCTAAAAACAAGCTAACAGATGAAGAACGCCAAGAAATAATAAAAACAGCAAATAATCCTAAGTATGTCGACTTACCTCCATCACAAATAGTTCCTAAGCTGGCAGACGAAGGCAAATATTTGGCATCTGAATCAACAATTTACAGGGTTTTAAAAGAAGAAAAAATGGATGCTCACCGAGGAAGGGCCAAAAAACCCACAAAAAGGGAGCCTCCTACTCATGTAGCTACTTCCCCTAATAAAATATGGACTTGGGATATAACATGGCTAAACTCTGCTGTTAAAGGTAGTTTCTATAAGTTATACCTTATAATAGATATGTTTAGCAGATTAATTGTAGCCTATGAAGTATGGGAGTCAGAGAAAGCAGAATATGCTGAAAGACTTATTAAAAAAGCAACATTGTCTCAAAAGATTTCAGGTCGACCTTTAGTACTACACTCCGATAATGGCAGCCCAATGAAAGCAGCAACATTTCAGGCCACACTTGAAAAACTAGGTATTCAAAGCTCTTTTTCCCGTCCAAGAGTTAGTAATGACAACCCTTACTCCGAATCGCTCTTTAAGACCATGAAGTATCGCCCAGCATACCCTTATAAAGGTTTTAAAAGCATAGAGGAAGCAAGAAATTGGGTTAAAGAATTTGTTAGATGGTATAACTATGAACACTTACATAGTGGCTTAAAATTTGTTACACCTTACCAAAGACACTATGGAATTGATGTTAATATAGTAGAAAAAAGAATCAGGATCTATGAGCATGCAAGGAAAAAGCACCCAGAGAGGTGGTCTAAAAATATCAGAGATTGGTCATTACCCGAATATGTTTCTCTAAACCCTATAAAAGACATACAGTTTAAAAATACTATAGATCATGTAGATTAGCTTTACAATCTAACAAGGTAATTCGTAAAACTTTTTAATTTTAATGCGACAACTTTCTTGACAAACACCGTCATTGGTTTTCTGCTTTTTAACTTGATTTTTAGCATTTTAAAGTGGTACTTTTTTAAGTACTCATATTCCAATGGATTACTGCACATAAGGTCAGGAGTTTTTATCAAAAAAGAACGCTTTATTAAAAAAGAAAGAGTTCAAACTATAAAAAATAAAGCTGGAATTCTTTTGAGGATCTTTGGCCTTGTAACGTTACAGATTGAGACTGCGGGAGGTTATGTAGTTCCAGAGGTCTTCATTGAAGCTATAGATAAAGATAAAGCTGAATACATCCGTAGCGCTTTAAGGGGAGAAGATGTCGATGCTTCCGATTCTGGTGCTGAACCTAAAAATGAACTCAGCAGTCAAAATACCTGGAAGGTAAGTTATAAAAGACTAGTTATTGCGGGTATGACTTCCGGGGGTATTGGCGTCATATTTTCGTTGTTAGCAGTAATCTTTGGTCAGGGTATGGCTTTTCTCCCCGAAAGGTTTATTGATTCTATGTTTAAGACCTTTCAAAACACACATATTAACTTACTAATTCTACTAATATTGATTGTCTTCATTATATCCTGGGTAGTTTCCATTCTCCGTTTTGTTATTTCATATGGAGAGTTTACAATCACGAAAACTGGCGATGAAATACAAATCACCCGTGGGTTAATTGAACAAAAGCAACTTACTCTAAAAAATCATAGAATACAGGCTATTCGAATAGAGGAAGGCCTTTTAAGGCAACCTCTAGGCTACGCACTAATTCAAGTGGAAGTGGCGGGTGGGGGGTCAGAAGATAACGGTTTTAAGACTATTTTACACCCTATGCTAAAACGAGAAGAATTACAGCTTTTTCTAAACTTTGTTACTCCCGAAAGAACTTTCTCTACTGACTATATTCGTCTTCCTAAAAAATCATTGAGGCGTTATCTGTTACGGGCCACTTTGCCTCTTGTACCACT from Proteinivorax hydrogeniformans harbors:
- a CDS encoding protein adenylyltransferase SelO — protein: MTDKKSTTNRGWNLENSYVKLPNLFYTKVKPTIVRAPKLVIFNAKLAHFLGLDKKFTKEDYVDLFVGNKIPKEALPLAQAYAGHQFGHFTMLGDGRAILLGEQLTLAGKRYDIQLKGAGKTPYSRGGDGRATLGPMLREYIISEAMYALGIETTRSLAVVTTGETIIREKPLPGAILTRVAASHLRVGTFQYAANWGNNSDLRALADYTIARHFPDVTQGSNPYIGLLEEVVKRQALLIAKWQGVGFIHGVMNTDNVSICGETIDYGPCAFMDEYDPDTVFSSIDRQGRYAYENQPTIAAWNLARFAETLLPLLHDDKEQAIKIAEDAISDFTKLYHCNRINKMRAKLGIFNQEPDDESLIESLLSIMHSYGADYTNTFRALTFDRLEGVEIFDSKEFASWHQLWLNRLQRQNTSHSEVKQLMKDSNPGVIPRNHQVEEALEAAVEQEDYSVMDRLLKVLATPYAHSSQHEEYTKPPPPSKMPYRTFCGT
- a CDS encoding PH domain-containing protein, translating into MDFKRPKERIHPKAVKAWRVNGSCSFLIYLLMVIGYLIVSNVFGPFPKIILWIAIGLALIIGFLKILVIPSIRMRYWCYEIREHEVDIQSGLIVIQRSLIPMARIQHIDTEQGPILRYFKLATLSISTAGTTHKIPALKMETALKLRDQISALARISNEEV
- a CDS encoding PH domain-containing protein, translated to MIFSILKWYFFKYSYSNGLLHIRSGVFIKKERFIKKERVQTIKNKAGILLRIFGLVTLQIETAGGYVVPEVFIEAIDKDKAEYIRSALRGEDVDASDSGAEPKNELSSQNTWKVSYKRLVIAGMTSGGIGVIFSLLAVIFGQGMAFLPERFIDSMFKTFQNTHINLLILLILIVFIISWVVSILRFVISYGEFTITKTGDEIQITRGLIEQKQLTLKNHRIQAIRIEEGLLRQPLGYALIQVEVAGGGSEDNGFKTILHPMLKREELQLFLNFVTPERTFSTDYIRLPKKSLRRYLLRATLPLVPLFLLFYFVPFVWIWVGFIIFFVSGYLGYLRYKDGGFKLLNQELILRYRIISRTTVLIKKTQVQSMQLKTNFIQKRKNLTTVSASVLSALLSTTFTLKDINHKSGKELWLWLSKSIEDEKKQSSSV
- a CDS encoding IS3 family transposase (programmed frameshift), with the translated sequence MSKSKSKHYSKEFIESVLKRLEPPSNDTVTAIAAELGIPKTTIYTWVKRNNKTLSSRKPQNRWNSEDKFQIVLETAALSEAELADYCRRKGIYLEDIKRWKEQCLKANQGETQDYQKTKSELKEEKEKAKELKKQLRQKEKALAETAALLVLRKKADANLGGPRGRLISSSDRVKAVELIDEARINGARLAPACEVLSISVRTYQRWTKEKGKIKEDKRPSAKRPTPKNKLTDEERQEIIKTANNPKYVDLPPSQIVPKLADEGKYLASESTIYRVLKEEKMDAHRGRAKKPTKREPPTHVATSPNKIWTWDITWLNSAVKGSFYKLYLIIDMFSRLIVAYEVWESEKAEYAERLIKKATLSQKISGRPLVLHSDNGSPMKAATFQATLEKLGIQSSFSRPRVSNDNPYSESLFKTMKYRPAYPYKGFKSIEEARNWVKEFVRWYNYEHLHSGLKFVTPYQRHYGIDVNIVEKRIRIYEHARKKHPERWSKNIRDWSLPEYVSLNPIKDIQFKNTIDHVD